One genomic window of Sulfurovum lithotrophicum includes the following:
- the rsmA gene encoding 16S rRNA (adenine(1518)-N(6)/adenine(1519)-N(6))-dimethyltransferase RsmA, translated as MIIENLAEFASKKFGQNFLKSDYYLQQIIQAMPNDCLRVAEIGPGLGDLTKELVKARNVTAFEVDKRLCEHLTSEFEEPIHNGSFELRCGDVLERWESGSLLDEPYHLVANLPYYIATNIILKAFKDEHCRSVLVMVQKEVAVKFAAEAGEKAFSALSVLASTVGKATLCFEVEREAFVPPPNVTSAVLLIEKNRSFDDEKFEAFLKIAFSQPRKKLSKNLMTAFPKDLVEKTFAELELPSTMRPHEAGTSIYHHLYNELKDNLDGKQQNKQRKLSKSRAKNRGQ; from the coding sequence ATGATTATTGAAAATTTAGCCGAATTTGCAAGTAAAAAGTTTGGCCAGAATTTTCTGAAAAGTGATTATTACCTTCAGCAAATCATCCAAGCGATGCCCAATGACTGCCTTCGGGTCGCAGAGATCGGGCCTGGCTTAGGTGATTTAACCAAAGAGCTTGTAAAAGCTCGAAATGTCACAGCATTTGAGGTTGATAAAAGATTATGCGAGCATCTTACGTCGGAATTCGAGGAGCCTATCCACAACGGGAGCTTCGAACTGCGCTGCGGGGATGTGCTTGAGCGTTGGGAGTCGGGAAGTTTACTGGATGAGCCTTATCATCTGGTAGCCAACCTGCCCTATTATATCGCGACCAATATCATCTTAAAAGCATTCAAGGATGAACACTGCCGGTCCGTACTGGTCATGGTTCAGAAGGAAGTTGCCGTAAAATTTGCGGCAGAGGCAGGCGAGAAGGCGTTTTCCGCTCTCTCGGTACTGGCCTCGACCGTAGGGAAGGCGACACTCTGTTTCGAGGTTGAGCGCGAAGCATTCGTCCCTCCCCCGAACGTCACTTCCGCCGTGCTTTTAATTGAGAAGAACCGGTCATTTGATGATGAGAAGTTTGAAGCGTTCTTGAAGATCGCTTTTTCGCAGCCGCGAAAAAAACTTTCCAAAAATCTTATGACGGCTTTTCCCAAAGATTTGGTAGAAAAGACTTTCGCAGAACTGGAACTTCCTTCCACGATGCGGCCTCATGAAGCTGGGACATCTATTTATCATCACTTATACAATGAATTAAAGGATAATTTAGATGGAAAACAACAAAACAAACAGCGAAAACTCTCAAAATCAAGGGCCAAAAACAGGGGACAATAA